One Pelomicrobium methylotrophicum genomic window carries:
- a CDS encoding PhoH family protein encodes MTQRKPAPVVTRLRPSNKLFVLDTNVLMHDPTCLFRFEEHDIYIPMATLEELDNNKKGMSEVARNARQASRYLDEMVSHAQNIEDGIPLDATGARDATGRLFLQTNAIGAELPPTLASGKADNQILAVVMHLQQLHPKRQVILVSKDINMRIKARALGLAAEDYFSDKVLEDTDLLFSGVRELPADFWDKHGREMESWQQSGFTFYRVRGPLCASFVVNEFVYQEQDKPFYAMVKEVSGKTAILQTLRDYSHARNSVWGITARNREQNFALNLLMNPEIDFVTLVGQAGTGKTLLTLAAGLAQTLDDKRYTEIIMTRVTVPVGEDIGFLPGTEEEKMTPWMGALEDNLDVLNKTDEDAGDWGRAATRDLIRSRIKIKSLNFMRGRTFINKFLIIDEAQNLTPKQMKTLITRAGPGTKVVCLGNISQIDTPYLTEGSSGLTYVVDRFKGWPHSGHVTLQRGERSRLADYAGEVL; translated from the coding sequence ATGACGCAGAGAAAACCTGCGCCAGTCGTCACCCGGCTGCGCCCGTCCAACAAGCTCTTCGTCCTCGACACCAACGTGCTGATGCACGATCCCACGTGTCTGTTCCGCTTCGAGGAACACGACATCTACATCCCGATGGCGACGCTGGAGGAGCTGGACAACAACAAAAAGGGCATGTCCGAGGTGGCGCGCAACGCCCGCCAGGCCAGCCGCTACCTGGACGAGATGGTGAGCCACGCTCAGAACATCGAAGACGGCATCCCCCTGGACGCCACCGGCGCCAGGGACGCGACGGGGCGGCTGTTCCTGCAGACCAACGCCATTGGCGCGGAACTGCCGCCGACGCTGGCGAGTGGCAAGGCCGACAATCAGATCCTGGCGGTGGTCATGCACCTGCAACAGCTGCATCCCAAGCGGCAGGTCATCCTGGTATCCAAGGACATCAACATGCGGATCAAGGCCCGCGCGCTGGGATTGGCGGCCGAGGATTATTTCAGCGACAAGGTGCTGGAAGACACGGACCTCCTCTTCAGCGGCGTGCGGGAACTGCCCGCCGATTTCTGGGACAAGCACGGGCGCGAGATGGAGTCGTGGCAGCAGTCCGGTTTCACCTTCTATCGGGTGCGTGGCCCCCTGTGCGCATCGTTCGTGGTCAACGAGTTCGTCTACCAGGAACAGGACAAGCCCTTCTACGCCATGGTGAAGGAAGTCTCCGGCAAGACGGCCATTCTGCAGACGCTGCGCGACTACAGCCACGCCCGCAACAGCGTGTGGGGGATCACCGCCCGCAACCGCGAGCAGAACTTCGCCCTCAACCTGCTCATGAATCCGGAGATCGACTTCGTCACGCTGGTGGGACAGGCCGGTACCGGCAAGACGTTGCTCACCCTGGCTGCGGGGCTTGCCCAGACGCTGGACGACAAGCGCTACACGGAGATCATCATGACCCGGGTGACGGTGCCCGTGGGCGAAGACATCGGCTTCCTTCCCGGCACGGAGGAAGAAAAGATGACGCCATGGATGGGCGCCCTAGAGGACAACCTCGACGTCCTCAACAAGACTGACGAGGACGCTGGCGACTGGGGAAGGGCCGCCACCCGGGATCTGATCCGCTCGCGCATCAAGATCAAGTCTCTCAACTTCATGCGGGGCCGCACCTTCATCAACAAGTTCCTCATCATCGACGAGGCCCAGAACCTGACGCCCAAGCAGATGAAGACGCTGATCACCCGGGCCGGTCCGGGCACCAAGGTGGTGTGTCTCGGCAACATCTCCCAGATCGACACGCCCTACCT
- a CDS encoding peroxiredoxin, translated as MLNRTVPDFELPATGGKTFRLSAQRGKPLVIYFYPKDNTPGCTSEGQQFRDLYPQFQSLGCEVVGISRDSLKSHEAFKRNMGFPFDLLSDADETVCGLFGVIKTKNMYGKQVRGIERSTFVIDAQGVLRKEWRGVKVPGHAQEVLDFVKTLCLDHRG; from the coding sequence ATGCTTAACCGGACGGTTCCTGACTTCGAGCTGCCCGCCACCGGCGGCAAGACATTCCGGCTGTCGGCCCAACGGGGAAAGCCGCTGGTGATCTACTTCTACCCGAAGGACAACACGCCCGGCTGCACCAGCGAAGGCCAGCAGTTTCGGGACCTTTACCCCCAGTTCCAGTCCCTGGGCTGCGAGGTCGTCGGGATCTCCCGCGACAGCTTGAAATCCCATGAGGCCTTCAAGCGCAACATGGGCTTCCCCTTTGACCTGCTCAGCGACGCCGACGAGACGGTATGCGGCCTGTTCGGCGTCATCAAGACGAAGAACATGTACGGCAAGCAAGTCCGTGGCATCGAGCGCAGCACCTTTGTGATCGACGCCCAGGGCGTGCTGCGCAAGGAATGGCGCGGAGTCAAGGTGCCCGGCCACGCCCAGGAAGTGCTCGATTTTGTCAAGACCCTGTGCCTAGATCATCGTGGTTGA